From one Rosa rugosa chromosome 4, drRosRugo1.1, whole genome shotgun sequence genomic stretch:
- the LOC133741814 gene encoding scopoletin glucosyltransferase-like, which translates to MANEIWIVPFFGQSHLFPLMELCKHLASRNFKAVLVISSEFSSSIPSSLRQYPLVEIAEISEAAAPPSDSSSPPQEPSSQPLHKHHARYSQIAVGLDKLLHDPDSVRRRPLCAVVDMMMSWTSEVFNRYEIPAVNFFTSGACSAAMDYAMWKSHPLDDIKAGETRLLSGLPEEMAITVSDLKRQSRDGPQGGSKSFFPPLQPPRTKFGPPRHHPAYPGDKPPWVEEVEPCVGVMINTCDDLEHPFIKYVSDEIEKPVWGVGPLLPEQYWKSVGSVLHDREIRTNRKSNLTEDEVNQWLDTKPSGSVLYISFGSLVGPNKEEHEILAEALEASARPFIWVVQANAGLWPPGPRRPALPEEAYFPHGLDARVGKRGLIIHGWAPQLLILSHPSTGGFLSHCGWNSTVEAIGRGVPFLAWPFRGDQYPNAKLVVSHLKVGYLISEDLSRTIKEEDITRGIEKLLSDEDMKQRAVKLSGKFEHGFPTSSVAALDAFGDYLGHKNKASCHLPFVLVG; encoded by the coding sequence ATGGCAAATGAGATATGGATCGTTCCGTTTTTCGGCCAGAGCCATCTGTTTCCTTTAATGGAGCTCTGCAAGCACTTGGCCTCCAGAAACTTCAAAGCCGTTTTAGTTATCTCTTCCGAATTCTCCTCCTCCATACCCTCATCTCTCCGCCAATACCCACTCGTCGAAATCGCTGAAATTTCTGAAGCAGCAGCACCACCGTCTGATTCGTCTTCTCCACCGCAGGAGCCGAGTTCTCAGCCGCTTCACAAACACCACGCACGCTACAGCCAGATAGCAGTCGGGCTTGACAAACTCCTCCATGATCCGGATTCAGTCCGACGTCGACCCCTTTGTGCCGTTGTTGACATGATGATGAGCTGGACTTCCGAGGTTTTTAACAGATACGAAATTCCGGCAGTCAACTTCTTCACCTCCGGTGCTTGCTCTGCCGCCATGGACTATGCCATGTGGAAGAGCCACCCGTTGGATGATATCAAAGCTGGTGAGACCCGTTTACTATCCGGGTTACCCGAAGAAATGGCTATTACGGTTTCGGATCTTAAGCGACAGTCTCGTGACGGCCCACAAGGAGGCTCGAAATCCTTCTTTCCTCCTCTTCAGCCACCTCGAACTAAGTTTGGGCCGCCGAGACATCACCCAGCCTACCCCGGTGACAAACCACCGTGGGTGGAAGAAGTTGAACCATGTGTAGGAGTCATGATCAACACGTGCGATGATCTAGAGCATCCTTTTATCAAATACGTCTCCGATGAGATTGAAAAACCAGTTTGGGGCGTGGGCCCACTCTTGCCGGAACAATATTGGAAATCGGTCGGTTCGGTTCTTCACGACCGCGAAATTCGAACCAACCGAAAATCAAACCTCACCGAAGACGAGGTGAATCAGTGGCTGGATACGAAGCCAAGTGGATCCGTGCTGTACATATCGTTCGGAAGCTTGGTGGGTCCCAACAAGGAGGAGCACGAGATACTAGCCGAGGCGTTAGAAGCGTCAGCACGGCCATTCATATGGGTGGTCCAAGCGAATGCGGGCCTCTGGCCGCCGGGTCCTCGTCGCCCCGCACTACCCGAAGAGGCTTATTTTCCGCACGGGTTAGATGCTCGAGTCGGAAAAAGAGGCTTGATCATACATGGTTGGGCCCCACAGCTGTTGATTCTGAGCCATCCATCAACAGGAGGATTCTTATCGCACTGTGGGTGGAATTCAACTGTGGAGGCAATTGGTCGGGGAGTCCCATTCTTGGCGTGGCCATTTAGAGGGGACCAATACCCCAATGCTAAATTAGTAGTGAGCCATCTCAAAGTTGGGTACCTGATTTCTGAGGACTTATCACGGACAATAAAGGAGGAGGATATAACGAGAGGAATTGAGAAGCTACTGAGTGATGAAGACATGAAGCAACGAGCAGTGAAGCTTAGTGGTAAGTTTGAGCATGGCTTTCCAACAAGTTCTGTTGCAGCTTTAGATGCCTTTGGAGACTATCTTGGACATAAAAACAAAGCATCTTGTCATTTGCCTTTTGTCTTGGTAGGTTAA
- the LOC133742970 gene encoding UDP-glucosyl transferase 73B2-like, giving the protein MANEIWIVPFFGQGHLFPVMELCKHLASRNFKAVLVISSNLSSSIPSSLRQYPLVEIAEISEAPPSGPPQEPSSQPHHRHHGQMAVGLEKLLSTRNESPDSVRPLCAVLDNMMSWTSETFHKFEIPAVTFFTSGACSAAMEYGLWKAHSIDVKPGETRLLPGLPEEMAVTVSDIKRQSRRPPFPIDGGGPPGGPSFPIGGGGPPGGQGAGFPPHGPPHVGPRPRRMGPPKLGDQPLWLEEIEPSIGVMINTCDELEHPFIEYISNKIEKPVWGVGPMLPEQYWKSAGSVLHDHEVRTDRKSNFTEYEVNEWLDSKPRGSVLYVSFGSEVGPTKEEYEILAEALEASTRPFIWAVQVTAGRPPGPPGLSQPGSEAYFPHGLDTRVGKRGLIIHGWAPQLLILSHPSTGGFLSHCGWNSTVEAIGRGVPFLAWPIRGDQHMNAKLVASYLKVGYLISEDLSETIKGEDITRGIEKLLSDEEMKQRAVKLSAKFEHGFPTSSVAALDAFGDFLRHKNKASSH; this is encoded by the coding sequence ATGGCAAATGAGATATGGATCGTTCCGTTTTTTGGTCAGGGCCATCTCTTCCCTGTAATGGAGCTCTGCAAGCACTTGGCCTCCAGAAACTTCAAAGCCGTTTTGGTCATCTCTTCCAACCTCTCCTCCTCCATACCCTCATCTCTCCGCCAATACCCACTCGTCGAAATCGCTGAGATTTCTGAAGCGCCACCGTCTGGTCCGCCGCAGGAGCCGAGTTCTCAGCCGCATCACCGCCACCACGGCCAGATGGCAGTCGGGCTTGAGAAGCTCCTCTCGACCCGAAACGAGAGTCCGGATTCAGTCCGACCCCTTTGTGCAGTTCTTGACAACATGATGAGCTGGACTTCCGAGACTTTTCACAAGTTCGAGATTCCGGCGGTCACCTTTTTCACTTCCGGAGCTTGCTCCGCCGCCATGGAGTATGGCCTGTGGAAGGCCCACTCGATAGATGTCAAACCGGGGGAGACCCGTTTGCTACCCGGGTTACCCGAAGAGATGGCTGTGACGGTTTCGGATATTAAACGGCAGTCTCGTCGGCCACCATTCCCTATTGATGGAGGCGGCCCGCCAGGAGGGCCATCATTCCCTATTGGTGGAGGCGGCCCGCCAGGAGGTCAGGGAGCAGGCTTTCCTCCTCATGGACCACCACATGTTGGGCCTCGCCCGAGAAGAATGGGTCCGCCAAAGCTCGGTGACCAACCACTATGGTTAGAGGAGATCGAGCCGTCTATTGGAGTGATGATCAACACTTGTGACGAGCTAGAGCATCCGTTTATCGAATACATCTCCAACAAGATTGAAAAACCCGTTTGGGGAGTGGGCCCGATGTTACCCGAGCAATATTGGAAATCGGCCGGTTCGGTTCTCCATGATCACGAAGTTCGAACCGATCGGAAGTCGAACTTCACCGAATACGAGGTAAATGAGTGGCTAGATTCAAAACCACGTGGATCCGTGTTGTACGTTTCATTTGGAAGCGAGGTTGGTCCTACCAAAGAGGAGTACGAAATACTAGCCGAGGCACTGGAAGCGTCGACCCGGCCATTCATATGGGCGGTCCAAGTCACTGCAGGAAGACCTCCGGGTCCTCCCGGCCTGTCACAACCCGGATCAGAGGCCTATTTTCCACACGGGCTAGATACGCGTGTCGGAAAAAGAGGCTTGATCATACACGGGTGGGCCCCGCAGCTCTTGATACTGAGCCACCCATCAACGGGGGGATTCCTTTCGCACTGTGGGTGGAATTCAACGGTGGAGGCAATTGGGCGTGGAGTCCCATTCTTGGCGTGGCCAATTAGAGGGGATCAACACATGAACGCTAAATTGGTAGCGAGCTATCTCAAAGTTGGGTATCTGATTTCTGAGGATTTATCAGAGACAATAAAGGGGGAGGATATAACAAGAGGAATTGAGAAGCTACTGAGTGACGAAGAGATGAAGCAACGAGCTGTGAAGCTTAGTGCTAAGTTTGAGCATGGCTTTCCAACAAGTTCTGTCGCGGCTTTAGATGCCTTTGGAGACTTCCTTAGACATAAAAACAAAGCATCTTCTCATTGA
- the LOC133707444 gene encoding uncharacterized protein LOC133707444, with translation MEIEFPTAGLDSVPGDGEGGIEMTGSIQLIREFCDILISPEKATRTRIFFLEANEVEFARKSAFEGASFKLDYLTKPSFFEDFGFTEKVKMSDRVKPEDELFLAAYPYFNVSGKSKYPFLSLLGKVECCRNTY, from the exons ATG gagATCGAGTTTCCTACTGCTGGACTTGACTCTGTACCAG GGGACGGTGAAGGAGGAATAGAAATGACTGGAAGTATACAGCTCATTCGAGAATTTTGTGACATCTTAATATCTCCAGAGAAAGCCACGCGGACCAGAATA TTTTTTCTTGAGGCCAATGAAGTTGAATTTGCAAGGAAATCAGCATTCGAAGGAGCATCCTTCAAGTTGGACTATCTGACTAAGCCATCGTTTTTCGAGGATTTTGGTTTTACTGAGAAAGTGAAAATGTCGGACCGTGTGAAGCCAGAAGATGAACTATTCTTGGCTGCATATCCATATTTTAATGTCTCCGGTAAGTCCAAGTATCCCTTCTTATCATTGTTAGGAAAAGTTGAATGCTGCAGAAACACATATTAA
- the LOC133744680 gene encoding zinc finger BED domain-containing protein RICESLEEPER 3-like: MASSSSSSLAPSSPASSQSQHSEADTAGETNEIVPVSEQGENKEIEAEKKKKYKVEKKVQAVQQLRYCGTDLAADSSFNGTSTLRRHVEKVCKKYPGREDLEDTQQVLVSDGQTLPTLNVNKGWSQEACVQAACEMIVIDELPFSHIENEGFRWFYKVAIPRFEVPSRRKIVRTFLELYERNKEELMMHLRSHRVCLTTDTWTSVQNINYMVLTAHFIDHGWQLHKRILNFCVISNHKGTTIGKILENCLVQWKIDKVLTVSVDNASANKVAIDYLKRKMAGWKNPQCLVASSCM, translated from the exons ATGGCAAGCTCATCGAGTTCGAGCTTGGCTCCATCATCACCTGCTAGTTCTCAATCTCAACATTCAGAAGCTGACACAGCTGGTGAAACTAATGAGATTGTTCCTGTCTCCGAACAAGGTGAGAATAAGGAAATAGAAgctgaaaaaaagaaaaagtacaaGGTGGAGAAGAAGGTGCAGGCCGTGCAGCAACTCAG GTATTGTGGCACTGACCTTGCTGCTGATTCTTCTTTTAATGGAACCAGCACTTTGCGTAGACATGTGGAAAAGGTTTGTAAGAAGTATCCGGGTAGGGAGGATTTAGAAGACACACAGCAGGTGTTAGTTAGTGATGGTCAAACTTTACCTACCTTAAATGTTAACAAAGGCTGGTCACAAGAAGCTTGTGTTCAAGCTGCTTGTGAAATGATAGTTATAGATGAACTACCATTTAGCCACATTGAGAATGAGGGGTTTAGGTGGTTCTACAAGGTAGCTATTCCTCGATTTGAGGTGCCTTCTAGGAGAAAAATAGTTAGGACTTTCTTGGAGCTGTATGAGAGGAATAAAGAGGAGCTTATGATGCATTTACGTAGCCACAGAGTGTGCTTAACTACAGATACTTGGACATCTGTACAGAACATCAACTACATGGTGTTAACAGCACACTTCATAGATCATGGTTGGCAATTGCACAAGAGAATCCTGAATTTTTGTGTAATCTCGAATCACAAAGGGACAACAATAGGAAAGATTTTAGAAAATTGTTTGGTGCAGTGGAAGATAGATAAAGTTTTGACTGTGTCAGTTGATAATGCAAGTGCAAATAAGGTGGCAATCGATTATCTGAAAAGGAAAATGGCAGGATGGAAGAACCCCCAATGTTTGGTGGCAAGTTCATGCATGTGA